The proteins below come from a single Agrobacterium vitis genomic window:
- a CDS encoding LON peptidase substrate-binding domain-containing protein produces the protein MQVGNARYLTAADFPETLPVFPLAGALLLPGGQLPLNIFEPRYLEMFDAALRSNRLIGMIQPALTEPYEIATGIPALCSMGCIGRITSFAETGDGRYILSLGGICRFRLSEELKTTHPFRTVRISPFMADLAAEGQENSVDRERLLAVFRAYLDANKLEADWESVQRASNLTLVNSLSMMSPFTPAEKQALLEATDLHSRTETLIAITEIYLARGFGDVEPVLQ, from the coding sequence ATGCAGGTCGGCAATGCGCGATATCTGACGGCGGCTGATTTTCCGGAGACATTGCCGGTTTTTCCGCTGGCAGGAGCTCTTCTGCTGCCCGGTGGGCAATTGCCACTGAATATATTCGAGCCGCGCTATCTGGAAATGTTCGATGCCGCGCTGCGCAGCAATCGGCTGATCGGCATGATTCAACCGGCATTGACCGAGCCCTATGAGATTGCTACCGGCATTCCGGCCCTCTGCAGCATGGGATGTATCGGTCGGATCACCTCTTTCGCCGAGACAGGCGATGGCCGCTATATTCTGTCGCTGGGTGGAATCTGCCGTTTCCGGCTGAGCGAAGAGCTGAAAACCACCCATCCATTCCGCACGGTGCGAATTTCGCCGTTCATGGCCGATCTGGCGGCTGAAGGCCAGGAAAACAGCGTGGATCGGGAACGGTTGCTCGCGGTGTTCCGAGCCTATCTCGATGCCAACAAGCTGGAAGCGGATTGGGAGAGCGTCCAGCGCGCCAGCAATCTGACCCTGGTCAATTCTTTGTCGATGATGTCGCCTTTTACGCCTGCTGAAAAACAGGCCTTACTGGAGGCCACCGATCTGCATAGCCGCACAGAAACGCTGATTGCCATTACCGAAATTTATCTGGCACGCGGTTTCGGCGATGTGGAGCCGGTTTTACAGTAA
- a CDS encoding ubiquinone biosynthesis hydroxylase: protein MADLVVVGGGYVGLSAALAVKRAAPHLEVTVIEAAPEGQWRKDPRASAVIAAATKMLEVFGVWSTIEPQSQPINRMIVTDSRTSDPVRPVYLTFDGEVEEGKPFAYMVPNVAMVGALLDAAGVAGISIRHGVKAAGFSVKGHKAEVALSDGTTLDCRLVVACDGVRSRVRDMAGIKTVTWAYGQSGIVTTVEHERPHEGVAEEHFLPAGPFAILPLTGNRSSLVWTERSEDADRLVAEDDLMFETELERRFGHKLGSIRATGDRRAFPLGLTLARSFIGPRLALAGDAAHGIHPISGQGLNLGFKDVAALAETIVDADRLGLDIGDITVLERYQTWRRFDTFRMGVTTDVLNRLFSNDITPVRIVRDFGLGLVERLPKLKSYFISEAAGTAVKGGPKLLTGQAI from the coding sequence ATGGCGGATCTGGTTGTAGTCGGAGGCGGATATGTCGGTCTCTCGGCGGCGCTCGCCGTCAAGCGCGCCGCGCCGCATCTGGAGGTGACGGTAATCGAAGCAGCCCCCGAAGGCCAGTGGCGCAAGGACCCACGGGCCTCGGCGGTGATTGCGGCAGCCACCAAAATGCTGGAGGTTTTCGGCGTCTGGAGCACGATTGAGCCGCAGTCCCAGCCAATCAACCGGATGATCGTTACCGATTCGCGCACCAGCGATCCGGTCCGGCCCGTCTACCTGACCTTTGACGGCGAAGTCGAGGAGGGCAAGCCCTTCGCCTATATGGTGCCCAATGTCGCCATGGTCGGCGCGCTTCTCGATGCTGCCGGTGTGGCGGGAATTTCCATCCGCCATGGCGTGAAAGCCGCAGGCTTCTCCGTGAAAGGCCATAAGGCCGAAGTCGCGCTTTCCGATGGCACAACCCTTGACTGCCGTCTGGTTGTTGCCTGTGACGGCGTGCGCTCGCGCGTCAGGGACATGGCGGGGATCAAGACCGTCACCTGGGCCTATGGCCAGTCCGGGATTGTCACCACGGTCGAACATGAGCGTCCGCATGAAGGGGTGGCAGAGGAACATTTCCTGCCCGCCGGACCCTTTGCCATCCTGCCCTTGACCGGCAATCGCTCATCGCTGGTCTGGACCGAGCGCAGCGAGGATGCGGACCGGCTGGTGGCCGAGGACGATCTGATGTTCGAAACCGAACTGGAGCGCCGTTTCGGCCACAAACTCGGCTCTATCCGCGCTACCGGCGACCGCCGGGCCTTTCCGCTGGGACTGACGCTGGCCCGCTCTTTCATCGGACCACGGCTGGCGCTGGCAGGGGATGCCGCCCATGGTATTCATCCGATTTCCGGCCAGGGTCTCAATCTTGGCTTCAAGGATGTGGCGGCGCTGGCGGAAACAATCGTCGATGCCGATCGCCTCGGCCTCGATATCGGCGATATCACCGTTCTGGAACGCTACCAGACCTGGCGCCGCTTCGACACATTCCGCATGGGCGTTACCACCGACGTGCTGAACCGGCTGTTTTCCAACGATATTACGCCGGTAAGAATCGTTCGGGATTTCGGATTGGGCCTGGTGGAACGGCTGCCAAAACTGAAAAGCTATTTCATTTCCGAGGCGGCAGGAACAGCGGTGAAGGGCGGCCCCAAACTTCTGACCGGTCAGGCGATCTGA
- a CDS encoding Trm112 family protein, with amino-acid sequence MDQRMNGVDPKMLELLVCPLTNGRLTLNRENNELVSEKARLAYPIRDGIPIMLVSEARKIED; translated from the coding sequence ATGGACCAGCGGATGAACGGTGTCGATCCGAAAATGCTGGAATTGCTTGTCTGCCCGCTGACCAATGGCCGCTTGACCCTTAACCGGGAAAACAACGAGTTGGTCTCGGAAAAGGCACGGCTTGCTTACCCCATCCGCGATGGCATTCCGATCATGCTGGTCTCGGAAGCCCGCAAGATTGAAGACTGA